The bacterium DNA window AGTCGTCCCTTCTTCAATAACTTCCGTATTATCTATCATAAATTATCTATTTCTGGAAACTACTCTTCCCCTTGACCGCTAGGCAATAGTTTTGCTTCGAAACCTATCTCTTCTTTAATTCGGTTTACATCGAAAACGGAGGCCCATTTGTTTCCCGGTTTCTCGAAGTATGAGGCATCAATATTATCGCCATACCAGGCATGAAGTAGATCGGCAACTGGCGGCTTGCACCATGTTCTTGGAGCACTGGCGTTCATAACTCTTACACCCGGCTTCATAGGCGACTCCACAGCCATAGTGAAGGCTCGAACCGCATCACTTAGACACATAATCGCAACCATCGCGAACGCCCATTCGCCTTTCTTTCCCAATTCAACTAGCTCTGCCGGTTTGTCATCGGGGCAAATCGAACAAAGACGAATATTGATCACATCTATTGCAGGACTTTGACGCTGTTTATATCGGCTGACTTCTTCCATTATGTACTTTGAAAAACCATAGCCTCCACAGTCCAGGCATGGGTGCTCATCTGAGATCGGAAACTGGAGTGGTTTAAAATCAGCTCTCTGTATCCCAACCACCGCAATCGAACTTGCCAATACAAACTTCTTACATCCACGATCAATGAGATACTGCATCAGTCTGCGCGTACCTTCGGCATTAATCTTAAGGCACTCTTCCTCAGATCCTCCGCCCGTCACTGCCGCCAAATGGACAACAGCATCAATGTTAAACTTATCCAGTAGTTTCAAGTCATCAGGAGAATGAAACTCACCGCAAATATGTGTCAAACCCAATCCAGGGTCTTTACGACTCATGCAGATAACGTTATGCCGTTCAGCCAGTGATGAAGCAAACGCCTTGCCGATGAACCCGCTTGTGCCTGTAACCAAAATTGTGCTCATTTGTGCTTTCTCCATTCCATATTCTACATCCGAGAGGCTTACTTTCACCCTTCCCTCCTCCGCCCGGAGGCAGAGGAGGGTTCCGGAAAATGCGCTCTGGCTACGCCCTGGATTTGCCGCCGGAGACGTTCAGAACCGTACCGGAGACATAGCTGGC harbors:
- a CDS encoding NAD(P)-dependent oxidoreductase, with protein sequence MKVSLSDVEYGMEKAQMSTILVTGTSGFIGKAFASSLAERHNVICMSRKDPGLGLTHICGEFHSPDDLKLLDKFNIDAVVHLAAVTGGGSEEECLKINAEGTRRLMQYLIDRGCKKFVLASSIAVVGIQRADFKPLQFPISDEHPCLDCGGYGFSKYIMEEVSRYKQRQSPAIDVINIRLCSICPDDKPAELVELGKKGEWAFAMVAIMCLSDAVRAFTMAVESPMKPGVRVMNASAPRTWCKPPVADLLHAWYGDNIDASYFEKPGNKWASVFDVNRIKEEIGFEAKLLPSGQGEE